The Gammaproteobacteria bacterium nucleotide sequence CGGCTGGACGAATGGCCCGAGCGCAGGGCCACTCTGCACGACCTGACCTGCGACTCGGACGGGCGCATAGACCGCTACGCCGTGGCCGGGGAATCCAGCCTGCCGCTGCACCGCCCGCGTCCCGGGGAACGTTATTTGCTGGGCATTTTCCTGCTGGGGGCCTACCAGGAAGTCCTGGGCGACATGCACAATTTGTTCGGCGCCACCGCCTCCCTGGACGTGCGCTGCACCGGCGGCGGCTACCGGATCGAAGGCGCCTGGCCGGGCGACTCGGCCGCCGACCTGATGCGGCGCCTGGACATGCCGCCGGCGCTGCTGGCCGAGCGATACCTGCGCCGGCTCCGCGCCGCCGGGCTGCCGGCCGCGGAGCTGCGGGACTACCGCAAGCTGCTGGCCGCCGGCCTGGACGGCTACACCTATCTGGCGCGCCGGTGAAGCCGCGGCCGAAAACGGGCGTGATCGGCCTGGGCGCGATGGGCGGCCCCATGGCGCGGCGCCTGGCGGATGCGGGGCTGTTGGCAGCCGTCTGGAACCGCACGCCGGAGCGGGCGCGGCGGCAGTTCCCGGATTCGCCGCTGCTGGCCGATTCGCCGGCGGCCGTTGCCGGGCGCTGCGAACTGGTGCTGCTCAGCCTTTCCCGGGACGAAGACGTGCTGGCCGTGCTGGACGCGCTGGCGCCGGCGCTGCGGCCGGATGCGATCGTCGCCGACACCTCCACCGTCGGGCCGGACACCGCCCGCACCGCGGCCGCGCGTCTGCGGGAGTGCCGCGCGCACTTTTTGGACTGCCCCGTATCGGGGGGCGTCGAGGGCGCCCGCAACGGCGCCCTGACCATGATGGCGGGCGGCGACCCGCGCCCCCTGGAGCGGGCGCGGCCCGCGCTGTCCGTCGTTGCGGCCCAGGTGCTGCATA carries:
- a CDS encoding NAD(P)-dependent oxidoreductase, with the translated sequence MKPRPKTGVIGLGAMGGPMARRLADAGLLAAVWNRTPERARRQFPDSPLLADSPAAVAGRCELVLLSLSRDEDVLAVLDALAPALRPDAIVADTSTVGPDTARTAAARLRECRAHFLDCPVSGGVEGARNGALTMMAGGDPRPLERARPALSVVAAQVLHMGEAGAGQATKAVNQLMAAGINQAVSEALAFGERLGLDMERALQALAGGAAGNWFLEHRGRGMLAGSYPPGFRVALHGKDLEIAQALAAGLGFRLPVAEATLRDYRELIRQGRGDEDISALFRLKRSLCRGGARES